The window ttaattattaatgtgttaatttaattattaatgtgttattttaatttgaattattaaatgaaaaaaagtggcagtgacgtggcggtgacgtggcggagagtgtgcaacactcttcactgtgcaactgggcttcaatttttttttgccacgtcagccaaaaaatgctactaaaatattgaaaaattaagactgggggtaATAGGTGGCCCGCAAAGGTTggatgcgtcataattaatccggctatacgttgggggggttttaatgtattttcccgTACTAATATTTAAGTAATTTAATCGTAGTATTGGTGTACacctatttttataaaaatatatgatTTCTATTTTGTACTATGATATACGTAATATATTTAAGTATTTGCACAATTGACGGTAGATACAATCTAACtaatatcacaatcaaataaTCATTTTTACAATATTTTTTTTCTAATGCGGCAGATCAAATACGAAATTTTATATTAAGATTGATTATATTAATAAAATCTACCAAGCTATTTTTTCGTCAATCAAATGATCTTTAATAGTTGAAAAAAAATTCATTTTATGTGAACGTATTTGACTTTGACACtaaacttaaaaaataaaaaaatacttaagtttatgatcttaaattagtgtcATTTGGCCCATGCTAAGTCCGGGCCCAAACTGACGTTAAAAGTTTAATTTGTAGatatcttttaaatttttttgctTTTGCCGCTTTGTTTTTGTAATATCAACCTGATACTTCGAAAGacttctaaaatattaaagtatAAAAACGtacctaaaaattaaaaaaaaaaaaacaaacatttgaaagctcttctaattttcattttttttttttttgagattaaAGTCTCTGATGATCCAAATTGAGTTTTCTTATGTTAAGttaatttcatttgtttctttgaattgaatccatattggctaacttattttttaccaaagaTATTACAGTATTCAATGTATGTCAAATATATTTGATGCCAAATATTGTTGCatgatgaaatcaataaagttaacttacaaataatataaataattaaaagcctTGATATTACAAGATTTTTTTTGTAGATTCTTTCAAATtaaatcacaaaaaaatattgaaaagtcaATAGAATTAATTGTTCTGTCTTTAAGCTTTCTTGTACCTTCCAAAAGATGCATGttaagaaataatattttttaccttttcttaatttaataaacCATTTTAAGAAGTCTACATTGTAATAACTTTTTCATGTTAAACATAACTATTTTATCCTAAACTATATTAAATAGTGATTATCCGATAtttgcaaaatattttaatatataagaaAAAAGTAATTtgttttttgcaattgtctagtATTATTACTGTTTGAATATCAAATTGTATTTTCTTTAACTACATTATTTTTTCAAACATTTTcagaatatataaaaataatattttatagttACTCTTTTAATACAGTAAATAAACTTTCTTTTAATAGTGTGCGCACATAAAATTTATTAATTAACTACCGTACTTTGGAATTCATTTTTTCaattgagacggagggactgtaatttaattttttgatACATTTTTGAAGTATTTAATAGTTATAtaagttatttatatttattttcttaatttaaaacttaatccaaacttaagtgaAATCCTTATAAATTACTTATGTTCGCCAGCATGTACGACATAAGATTGTAtgagaaaattaaaaagaaattactaaTGCACGAGTGAAAAATTAAATTAACAAATGATAAATGGTAAATAACAAATAATATTAAAAGAATAATATATTAGTTCAATAAATAAGCCAATATTAACATAGAATTGAATGACATGATAACTCtttaattgaaaagtttgactCTTAAATATGCCATGTCATTGTGTGACAATAAAAATGTCAtttaagtgtaaaaaaaaaaaactaatactaAGTTATTTTGTAATATAAGAAATGTCATTTTTATAACATAAACATGAATCATATTATTTGTTTTTATCTTATTTGAAATTATTTAATTTTTCATTTATTAAAAAAGAATTACacttaatatttaaaaataatttaattttttattatattcttaatatcataCTTTTATAACATGCACAAAATTATATACTTTCTCGTTTCAATTTGATTGTGTAACTTTTTTTTTAGTCTTTTTTAAAAGGGAATGCATTGTTCCTATTTTTTAGCAACTCTTTAGTTTCAATTTGATGCATGatatatttaagatcacaagatcaaataaaattttaatatattctatatatcttttaatttaaacaataagttttttttttttttactttcttaaattccgtgtcaACTCAAAACCAAACAAGCATTGGACTTTCTTCATTACTCCCTCCACCCCAATTTAAGTATATTAGTTTGACTGAACATAAAGTTTAACAAACATAAAAAGATTTTtgaattttataattttaaattaaagTCAATTTAATATGTTAAAATATCATTTGAATTTTGTGATATGTTTAAATTGTTAACTTACGAAAGAAACAATAGTTGTGAGACGAAAATATAGATGTGATGGAGGAAagagtatttatttatttaagcATAGAGGTGAAGGAGGAAGGCgtgtattatttatttattaaaataatACTAGTAATCTTTTAGTTAGATTTGCTTCTTTCTTGTACCTCTTAGTTGATATCTCCAATATTATATTTTGAGCTCCGTACTCTGACAATGACCACTGAAGGATGGGTAGCACATGCTCTCCTGTCATATCACAAACTCCATTTCAACGGCCTTGATCCCCTGTACGAATTCAATCAACGGCCATAAATCCCCTTCCTCACACCAACAGTAGCAAAAGAAATGAGCCATTACGACTACTGCTTGTGTTTATTTCTCTCTCTACTGTTATCAGGTTTACCTTGGTCGGGTGGGGTataaagagagaagagagagagaaagagaaagtaaGCAGTCCTACCCTTTTCTTCATTTTCTCTCTCTTCACTGATAGTGATAGAAAAAAAAGAAGCTCAAGTTTAGCTTAGATTCTATCAATTTATTCAAAGAACATAAAAGGGGGTCATCCAAATTTGATCTTTCTTATATTTTCTTGGATTTGTTGATGGAGGTATTGGAGAAAAAGAAGAGTTTTTGAGGAAAGAGAGAATTCTTTTTTAGAAATGGGGAAGAGATGGTGGGGTATATTGAGGATAAGGGTGATGAATTGGTGGGAGTGTTTAGGGTTTGAGTtggttttgagaaatggaattgAGGGTTTTGTGTAATAATTTGAGTGGATAATTAATTAAAGGGGGAAAAGGGTGTTGTTATTGTTAGTTTAATATTTTAGATTTTTAAGggggggtaaaaaaaaaaaagaatgaagctTTCAACATCAGGAATGGGTCAGCAAGCTGCTCATGAAGGTATCTTCTTGTTTTTCTAACTTCTTTATAACTTTGCTGTCTTCTTTTTGGGGTTTTTGGCTTTTGTTATATCACTGTCAGTGTTGTTTATTGTGTTTACATATTTtctttgtttgttgttgttgtaataagtTGTATATTTGTTGGTTAGTGAATGGGATAATGATAAGTAAAATTAAATTATTCGCTGATGGATCTTCTTTTATTATGAAAGGAGAGAAAAAGTGTTTGAACTCAGAGCTATGGCATGCTTGTGCTGGTCCTCTTGTATGCTTACCAACAGTGGGAAGTCGTGTTGTTTACTTTCCTCAGGGTCATAGTGAACAGGTAAGCTACATTTCTTCAACTCTCTCTTTCATAGTTATACATCTATTATGAGTCATGTAACTGATGGTACCTTACTGGAATTGAGTGTCAGGTAGCAGCAACAACTAATAAAGAAGTTGATGCACATATACCAAATTACCCAAATTTGCCACCACAGTTGATCTGTCAACTCCACAATGTCACAATGCATGTGAGTTTCATCAATTACAACTTTATTACTTGCTATGGAAGTTGTAATTGGGCGCGTAAAGAATTGATAATTTGTCGAATTTCAGGCAGATGTTGAAACAGATGAAGTGTATGCTCAAATGACTTTGCAGCCCTTGACGCCGGTACTCCTGAATGTTGCTATAAATGATTCTTAATAATAATACCTTTTGCATCAACTACTTGTGAATGGGGTGACAGAAATATTTTGTGTTGGATTTCAGGAAGAACAAAAAGATACATATCTTCCTGTTGAGTTTGGAATCCCGAGCAAGCAGCCTACTAACTATTTTTGTAAGACGCTGACTGCAAGTGATACTAGCACGCATGGTGGCTTTTCTGTCCCTCGTCGTGCTGCGGAGAAAGTTTTTCCTCCTCTGGTGATTACTGGTCCCATGGTCCTTTCATTTTGACTTGGTTCTGGAGCTAAGCCTGATACTGTCGTCTTTTTATTGGCACTCAGGATTTCTCGCAGACACCACCTTGCCAAGAACTAATTGCAAGGGATCTGCATGATGTTGAATGGAAGTTCAGGCATATTTTCCGAGGCAAGCTCTAGACGTTCTTTTCTTTATGGCTCTTTGTTGCTTTACATTGTTAGAGTTTCTTCAGCTGTAATTTAAAAGCTGGCGGGTAATAACTCTTGGAGCAAAAGCTAGACACTGTTATGAATTGGGCATGTGCTTCATCTCTGTCTCTGTTGCAATTTCGAATTAAATCATCTGATTTGTTTACTTGTGTAGGGTTGTACTATCGTTTCCAGTTCATGCATCCCTACCGATTTATATTATTAAAAAATTATTGTGTCTGTGTCATATGTCAATGTGTGTGCATCTTATGATTCATTTGAGTGGGCAACAATGCCTAGAAAAAGGACTAGCAGAGCAGTATCGTTACTTAATGGTAACTCATAACCTTGGGAAAACTAATTCAGTGATTTAAAGCCGTTTGGACGAGTAAAGTACTATGTTCATGAATACAAAAGTTTCCGGAGTATATTGCTCTAAGGTTTTCCTTCTTCCATTGTTAAATGAATTGTTGGAATATAAATGAAGAGAACTTATAGCTTCCTTCTTTTGCTCATAGTATATCATGAGATCTTCAAACAAAGTGCACATAAAACCTATTCTTTTGTTTGAAGTTGAAGATGACAAACCTTTTGAAGGACGGCCAGATGATAAATTTTGTTGAGAATAAAGAGGAGAAACCGGAAAAGTTAAACATAAATAAGCTTTGGCTTACAAACACTTTGGAACTCTATATCTTGATGGAGATGCAAGTAACAAAAAATTGAGGACCTTAAGATTATCTCTCTGTCACCGAGGTGCACTTGTTTCTTGTTGAAGAAACCTATGGAAAATGAGAGAATGGGTCAAGTGACTTATTTGCAGCTCTTCGTCTTTATGTTATTTAAGATCCTTTGAGTGGACATACTTTCCATTTTTCTTCTATTCTTGGGGAAATGTTTTGACTAGAAACGTTTTTCATTCCTCTGTACAATGAAAAAATCCATTTAGGGAAAGGGTGCCGAAAAATATGATGTTAGAAAAACCTGTGGTCCCAATAGCTATAGGGGTTTGGGCATATCTTGAAGTATTCAATGTCATATTAAATGGTATCACAATAGGTATCCTATAGAGGTTTGGACATATCTTGAAGTATCCTATAGGTATCCTATGTTGGTGTAGCATGGTTATTCAATGTCATATTAAAGAGTGGAAAGACGCAAACGGATTGTGAGAGGATATAGGTTCTCATATGTAAGAATGATGGATATATTCAAAGTTGTGCGAACTATTCTTATCAAAAGATATTGAAAGTTGTGCAAATATTATGGTATTAAAGTTTGAGTCATATGATGATCATTTGAGAAAGAACGATAGAGTTTAAACTTGGAATGTGGTTGTTAAGTGGATATATAATCATACAAGATTGGACAAGAATATGATCACATTCGACAAAAGTTGTAAGTAGCACGTGCAAAGATAATTAGAGAAGGCCGTCTGAGATGGTTTGACCATATCCTACGTATACCTCCATATGCATTGGTTTTTATGTGTTAAAATACGATGATTGAAAGTGATCAAAGATCTAAAATCACATGAAAGTAAGTTGTCTCAAAAAGCTTACAATATCTGAATCAATACGGACTTATCTAATTATATAATACAATGGAAGTAGGGGAGATGATACCAACTAGTTGAGATTAAGGAGCTTACAATATCTGAATCAATACGGACTTATCTAATTATATAATACAATGGAAGTAGGGGAGATGATACCAACTAGTTGAGATTAAGGCTTAGGTGTTGTTATACTTGCATTAGGTTCAATGTTTGTAAAGACTTTTTTTATTCTTGACTAgcttgtatatattttttttgatgaagtaaatAAATTGCATTAGaaaggcatcaagaagatgcagagTTATAAAACATCTAACAGTTAACTTCAGGACATAACTACATGAAGCTGAAACTAAGCAAAAACCTGTAGAAACAGTCAAATTGTGCCACAAAGACCACTGCTAAGTCAGTGTTAGGGAGCTAATAAAATCCAAAAAGTTATCAACACTGTTTACAGGGGAATGAAAATGCCAACTAAACAGACCAAGTAGACATCCAGCCTTTAGAATACTTGTAGGAGTTGAAATTCCATCAAAACATCTGCTGTTCCTTTCCTTCCATATACACCAAAATATTGCTGCTGGGATCATTCTCCAGATCCTTTTGATGGTTTCGTCAACTCTCCAAAATATCCAACTTTCATAGGTATCTTTGATGGAGTGAGGCATGACCCATTCAATGCCAAACAGAGAGAAAAATAAGTGCCAAAGGGAAGCTGTTACAGGACAATGCAGAAAGAGGTGGTTGACAGATTCATTATCCTGTAGGCAAAATAGGCAGCAGTTAAAATGGATGATGCCTCTCTTTCTGACATTATCTTGTGTCAGGCATTTTCCATGGAGTGCTATCCAAGTGAAGCAACTAACTTTTAAGGGCTGTCTGGTCTTCCAAACATGTATATCGGTAGACAGATGATGCCTCTCTTTCTGACATTGACTAGCTTGTATATTGGTAGACAGATAAATTATGAGAGCTGGACAACCCCTAGTTTGTCTTAAACAAAAAACAAATTACTAATATTGTAACAAAATGCTTGATAGAAACGTAGCGGATGAACAGAACTCATTAGCCAAAGAATCGTGATTGGCTGCATAGTTAATTGACAGTTGAGAGACAATGGATAGGTAACCAACAAAATTATAGGTAATACTATAATTTTGTTTTATTAGTGATGTGTTGGAGGATAAGGAATGGGATAACACTTCCTCCGTCCTGTTGTATGATTCTCTCTCTATTTTAGGATGTGCCAAATTGTTTAACATCATTCGTTGATGACATTATTTTATATTACTTTCACAACTCCCAAAAATATTAAATTCATATAACTTCACATTTTAAACTTTGATCCGGTGTTCCTTCAATCAAATATGTTTTCGCTCATCATTACTGACTAAATACATAAATCATATTAACATCTTAAGTTTCATTTATCCAAACACCGTTGTGTAAAGTGGGACGAAGGAAGTATTTTCTAGGGGAATGTGGATAGGTTTTAAACTTGTATCCCATTTTTGCTTAAAAGTGGGACTGAAGTTGGACTTAAGGTTTTTATATGTTAGTATAAAATTTAGCAACACTGCCTATTGAAAAAGTAAATTAAGCCACAAAAactaaaaataatataaaattgCACTAAAAAATAAAAGGTGGATGGATGGCCTAGGGTGCTGGTGGATGGAGTATAGAAGCAGGATAAGTATTTTAGTTAGTCTCTCTATTCCTAAATCTTTTGTTACACATTTCAGTGTCGCAAGAAGGTTAAGGCGTTCAACTTCCATGTTGTATTGGTGGCAAAATAATACTACAGTTATGAATATACTTTATCTAGAAAGAAAATTACAGTTAAAATGTAAGTTTATGTTCATTTCTGCTTAGGATTTAATTATAAATTGTTTAAACTCTTGGTACATGTAAATGATACATGTCAAACTTTATGGACTTTCGCAAGCAATTTGATATGTGACTTAAATTGGAACCTTTTATTCTTTCTAAAATTTGTTCTGATAATTTGTTGGCTAAAAGGATGATAATGATTCCTGGTTGGATGTGGAAAGAAGTTGTTATGTGGTGTGTAACTGATAAATGTGTAGCAAGTATGTTGTCATCTGTTACCAGTCAAAAAGAAGTATGTTGTCATCTATTTATGTTTTCTTCTTTTGCATGCAGGACAGCCTAAGCGGCATCTTCTTACTACTGGCTGGAGTGTGTTTGTTAGTGCAAAAAGACTTGTTGCTGGAGATTCTGTTCTTTTCATTTGGTACTGTTTAGCTACTTCTGTTGACACAACTGTATATTTTCACATATTAATTCCTCCAGCATGACATTTTCCTCCAGGCATTTTCTTGACATATTCGGTTCTGTGCAGGAATGAGAAAAATCAGCTCCTTCTGGGAATTCGGCGTGCAGTTCGACCCCAGACTGTGATGCCATCATCAGTTCTATCTAGCGATAGCATGCACATTGGATTACTTGCTGCTGCTGCTCATGCTGCTGCTACTAATAGCTGTTTCACTGTCTTTTTTAACCCAAGGTAGTACTTAATAGTACTCTCTCCTTGTATTTTCATTCATATCTATTGCCTTTTTTTGCTTTTTTCTACTCACATGCTTATTGCATTAGGGCTAGCCCATCCGAGTTTGTTATACCTCTTTCAAAATACATCAAAGCTGTATATCACACTCGCGTGTCTGTTGGAATGCGTTTTCGGATGCTATTTGAAACTGAAGAATCAAGTGTTCGAAGGTACGGAATGAAGTTGTTTTATCTTAAGCCAAAGATTTCCCTCTATTTCTTGATATCAAATTTCCTTATCTATTCTGTCTGAAGAAGTGCTATATAAGTAGGCTTGTAGTTTCTTATTGATGTATAGGGGACCTGTTTTAAACTTAACTGCAGATTAGTGGCTCTCGAATATGCATCTTCTCCTATGTTTTGTTTCATCATGAATTATAGTTGGAGAATTAAGTCTAATTGTGTGAAATGATGAATTGGGATGAAGGTGCGGGATTATTACCCCTATGGCTTTCCTTTGACCCATAGAGTTGCATACATTCTTGTCTAGTAGGCGGAAACATAGTTGCATTCTTGCATTAGGGTTTCAATTAATGAAGTCGGTGGTTAGTTCTGGTAAATAAACCAATTAAATTGAAAAATCCATTGCTGGTAAGTTGGTGCCCTACCTTTATGGGTATCATTGAAATCCTTAGCCCGTATATTTTGGTAGATAACTCTCTCTTATAGGTGGTTCTATTATTTTTCAGATACATGGGCACAATTACTGGGATTGGTGACTTAGATCCAGTTCGCTGGGCAAACTCTCACTGGCGGTCTGTCAAGGTAAATGGTCTATTTTATTTTACCTTTAGCATTTCTCCATTTGCTATTCTTGTTCTTTTATAACTATATCAGTTAACATGTTTTCCCGTTCATTTCTCCATGATTAAAGGTTTTACTCGTTTTTGCttttgcttcatttttttttgggtggggggggggggggggggggggggtttgggggggggggggggggttcgtcCTGCTCATTCGATTGAGTTGACTGCTGGCTGGCTTAAAGGTCTTACTTTTATCTTAATCTCTTTATTAGAAAATCTTTTCTCTGGGTCTTCACCCTCTCAGTTTCCCCAACTTTCATGTTATCAAGTTGAATTCTTTGGACAGATAGGATTAGAAGACATAGATCAATTTGTAGATTTATTTAGAACTCTGTAAGTATTTCTTTTCTGTTCCTGTTCTGTTAGACACTTTTTGGAGGTTAATGCTGATGAATACAAATTTACCAGtttcccccccaaaaaaaaaaaaaaatctttggacAAATATCCTGTCTTCACCAATTTATGTTGCATGGAGTCAGTAGTTTTATCTAGTAGAGAGCGAGCAAGCTATGTCGACTGTATTTCTAATGCTTGTGCTTTGGTTTGTGAGGACTGAGATCTTCATATTCTTGGGGTCAGAACCAAATTCTTTTTGATAGTATTGCTTAGAATACTTCTGTAAGAAGCCACCTCTGATTATTTCTTCAATTGTTATCTGTGGTTTGCCTCTAGTTTTCTACTGCCAAATCACTTCTCACAGCCCTATGATATATGCCTTTGCTTATATCCAGGTTAAGGATCTTTAATTAGTTTTATGGTACTTGTAGCTCGTCTCTCATTTTACTATGAAGGATCAAATGCTTGTCTTTTATAAGTTATTCCCAAAGCTTGAAATTTAAATAGTTAGTGTCTAATTTGATTGATGTTCAACTTCCCTATTGTAACGTCAAACTTTCTGTATGGTATCAAGTTCTTTTCCCCCCACGTCTATCTGGCATATATGTGAATGTAAAGTTGCACTGCAAGGTTTCGTGCATTACTGCATTGAATATACTTGACTCACACTTCACGTCTATGTTGCTCTGACCCTTCAATCCCTGATGCACCCGTGGTGATCCCACACAATTTGGGTATGGTTTGGATCCACACTGGATTTACATGTATGACCAATATAGATTGATCGAGTATTTGGCTTGATTTTTGGGTtaatgtcatatacatatagttatATGGAGTATGAGAACGCTTTTCTTACACGAGATATCTTATGAATAAAGTCCGAGCAGCATAACTTCACGTAGCTTATGCAGAGATCAGATATTATAAGTGCTTTGTTCCTTCTAATTTTAGTCTTACAACTAGTTGTATGAAAGTTATAATCTACAGCAACGAAATTACAAATCTACAATCATATACTGTTTGTATGGTGAAAAGCGTTCATTTTGTTGCCAAGACATCATATTTACACAACAAATTTCATGAAATTATAGGTTGGTTGGGATGAGTCTACTGCAGGAGACAGGCAACCAAGGGTCTCGTTATGGGAGATTGAGCCTTTGACTACTTTTCCGATGTATCCATCTCTGTTTCCTCTTAGGCTAAAGCGGCCTTTGTATCCAGGAACCTCATCTTATCAAGGTATGGCACACTGAATGTTCATGTGGTTAAAGAATTGAAGCTGTAAATCCTGTTCTTTCCTTTATTTTGGTATAATTGTGAAGTCTGCAGTGTAGCTTATCaggaaacaaagaaaaagaaaaaggaatggCCTACACAATTTTATGGGCCGATTGGTTGGAGGGATTAAGGAGGTTATCCCGCTATAATATTTGGGACTAAACCTGTGTTTGGTTGAGGGTTTCACCTAAAAGGCTAAAACCATGATAACTTTATGCCACAATCATGGGATTATTTATCCCAGATAGGAGGTGGGATAGACAATCCTAGTTATCATTCTAGGATAACCTGATTTTGAACCAAACGACCGCTTAGGGTGCGTTTGGTACGAAggggaaaatgttttcttggaaaacaagtgagattcttacttattttcttgtgtttggtaagTAAGTAAAAAAATATTTCCCAAGAGTATTTATATAtaatctagcaaaacactatgGGTTGGggctttggggggggggggggggatggtcAAGGGTGGGGGGTTGGGTGAATTTGGTGGGTGGagaggagacaatgaacttgaAATGTCACtgatggaacttgttttccctacttccattagggaagtcattttcctcatttttaagagacttgttttcctagagaatgTTTCCCAAAACATTTTAACCAATCAAACATGGGGAAATTGGAAAACATTAtccagaaaatgttttcctccataccaaacacacccttaatgtCTCTTCTAACCCCCAAGAAGTCTCCATCCTCTCTTCCCCACCCAAATAGCCATGATAAATGGGAAAAAAACACTAGTTTATAGCAGCAGTATCATTGTTCAGATAGCAACCAATTCTCGTTCCAGAAGCTATACAAGATTGTTCTCCTTTGCTTTTGCAGATAGTAGCAATGAAGCTATTAATCGAATGGCATGGTTGAGAGGGAATACTGGTGAGCTAGGACCTCATTCAATGAATCTTCAGTCTTTTGGTGGCATGCTTCCTTGGATGCAACAGAGAGTCGATTCAACAATTCTCCCAAATGATATTAATCAGCATTATCAAGCTATGCTGGCTACTGGTGGTTTGCAAAGTTTTGGTAATGGAGATTTGCTGAAACAGCAATTAATGCAACAGTTTCAGCAGCAGCCTGTCCAATATCTCCAACACACAAGTAGTGATAGTTCCCTTCTGCAGCAGCAGCAAATAATGCAGCAAGCAGTT is drawn from Lycium barbarum isolate Lr01 chromosome 8, ASM1917538v2, whole genome shotgun sequence and contains these coding sequences:
- the LOC132606352 gene encoding auxin response factor 8-like encodes the protein MKLSTSGMGQQAAHEGEKKCLNSELWHACAGPLVCLPTVGSRVVYFPQGHSEQVAATTNKEVDAHIPNYPNLPPQLICQLHNVTMHADVETDEVYAQMTLQPLTPEEQKDTYLPVEFGIPSKQPTNYFCKTLTASDTSTHGGFSVPRRAAEKVFPPLDFSQTPPCQELIARDLHDVEWKFRHIFRGQPKRHLLTTGWSVFVSAKRLVAGDSVLFIWNEKNQLLLGIRRAVRPQTVMPSSVLSSDSMHIGLLAAAAHAAATNSCFTVFFNPRASPSEFVIPLSKYIKAVYHTRVSVGMRFRMLFETEESSVRRYMGTITGIGDLDPVRWANSHWRSVKVGWDESTAGDRQPRVSLWEIEPLTTFPMYPSLFPLRLKRPLYPGTSSYQDSSNEAINRMAWLRGNTGELGPHSMNLQSFGGMLPWMQQRVDSTILPNDINQHYQAMLATGGLQSFGNGDLLKQQLMQQFQQQPVQYLQHTSSDSSLLQQQQIMQQAVHNQHMLPAQTQMLSENLQRQPQQQSNNQSEEQTHQHAYQEAFQISHDQIQQRQPSNVSSQFLKADFADLNSKFSASVAPSGVQNMLGSFSTEGNSNSLNINRTGQSVIIEQPPQQSWMSKFTQSQLPTYGKDTSSPRENCSLDSQNQALFGTNVDSSGLLLPTTVSNVTTTCADMSSLPLGASGYQNSLYGYVQDSSELLHNAGQIDPPNATQTFVKVYKSGCVGRSVDITQFHSYHELRRELGRLFGIEGFLEDPQRSGWQLVFVDRENDILLLGDDPWEAFVNNVWYIKILSPEDVQKLGKEEAESLNRGAIERMSTTSADDRDLLSGMPSLGSLDY